A genomic region of Ruminococcus flavefaciens AE3010 contains the following coding sequences:
- a CDS encoding dockerin type I repeat-containing protein has translation MKGKKITAALFAACIIGNAAAYGSDNVFPHSITASAETIDSGEFGGSFSWELDDAGILKINGSGEILDWSWVNDRRVYGHCRITDVIIGEGIKKLGYVDYSPYGLENITLLDPECVFCETPDNADPTGSDIISNIRYTGVIHGYKDSAAQTYAEKHGFKFKEIEVTAVRIKGDVNGDGEFSVSDLLLFQKWLLAVPDTELADRKSADLCEDDHLDIFDLCLMRKALLEKEKDLTA, from the coding sequence ATGAAAGGAAAAAAAATAACAGCTGCGTTATTCGCAGCATGCATCATCGGAAACGCAGCCGCTTACGGCAGCGATAATGTTTTCCCGCATTCAATAACAGCTTCTGCGGAGACTATTGATTCGGGAGAGTTCGGGGGAAGCTTCAGCTGGGAGCTCGATGATGCAGGGATACTTAAAATAAACGGCTCGGGAGAGATACTTGACTGGTCATGGGTAAATGATCGGAGGGTATACGGCCATTGCAGGATAACAGATGTTATCATAGGAGAAGGTATCAAAAAACTGGGATATGTAGACTATTCACCATATGGGCTTGAAAATATAACGCTGCTCGATCCCGAATGTGTATTCTGCGAAACACCTGACAATGCAGACCCAACAGGCAGCGATATCATCAGTAATATCCGATACACAGGTGTCATTCACGGCTACAAGGACTCTGCTGCACAGACCTATGCAGAGAAGCACGGCTTTAAATTCAAGGAGATAGAGGTTACGGCTGTCAGGATAAAGGGCGACGTAAACGGTGACGGAGAATTCAGCGTTTCAGATCTTCTCCTTTTTCAGAAATGGCTGCTTGCCGTTCCCGATACCGAGCTTGCTGACAGAAAGTCCGCTGATCTGTGCGAGGACGATCACCTTGATATTTTCGATCTTTGTCTCATGAGGAAAGCTCTGCTTGAAAAGGAAAAAGACCTTACCGCTTAA
- a CDS encoding HAMP domain-containing sensor histidine kinase, whose translation MPQYTTEINRLLISIEENWNDISAENAVLTDSSEKFDYAVIDNDSRLLCYTKAGISDTVSAATGNFDIIRDIVCNNNVVGKLIVHNNYAEQKRNDDIRNTKMIGCMAGIMLLVSVGYFIFLRRRVVAPFGRLKDFAVRVAAGDLDTPLEMDRGNIFGAFTESFDIMREELKASRKREEAAVKSRKELIAELSHDIRNPVSSIKAMVDYLELVSDNAEQKETLAAINGKTDQIDKLVSNMFHAALEELEQLEVSPEELPSRELQRIIAESDPLKKVKSADIKDCVIYADKLRLEQTVGNIISNSYKYADTDITIRSFFEENFFVLEIADKGGGVPDEELELITEKFCRGSNAAGKDGSGIGLYISKYFIEQMNGELMCYNNGKGFTVSLRLRLV comes from the coding sequence ATGCCGCAGTATACGACGGAGATAAACCGCCTGCTCATAAGTATAGAGGAGAACTGGAACGATATCTCCGCTGAAAATGCTGTCCTGACCGACAGCAGTGAAAAATTCGACTATGCTGTTATAGACAATGACAGCAGGCTGCTCTGTTATACTAAGGCGGGCATATCCGATACAGTCTCTGCCGCTACGGGGAATTTTGACATTATCCGCGATATTGTCTGCAATAATAATGTTGTGGGCAAGCTCATAGTTCATAACAATTATGCGGAACAGAAACGCAATGACGATATCAGGAATACAAAGATGATAGGCTGCATGGCAGGCATCATGCTTCTGGTCTCTGTGGGATACTTTATTTTCCTCAGGCGACGTGTAGTAGCGCCATTTGGCAGACTGAAAGACTTTGCGGTCAGAGTTGCAGCAGGAGACCTCGATACTCCGCTTGAAATGGACAGAGGCAACATATTCGGCGCATTTACTGAGAGCTTCGATATCATGCGCGAGGAGCTGAAGGCTTCGCGCAAGCGTGAGGAAGCTGCTGTAAAAAGCCGCAAGGAGCTCATTGCAGAGCTGTCCCACGATATAAGGAATCCTGTTTCGTCTATAAAGGCTATGGTGGATTATCTTGAACTTGTGTCCGACAATGCGGAGCAGAAAGAAACCCTTGCTGCCATAAACGGCAAGACAGACCAAATAGACAAGCTGGTCTCAAATATGTTCCATGCCGCTCTTGAAGAGCTGGAACAGCTTGAAGTGTCTCCCGAGGAGCTGCCGTCACGGGAGCTTCAACGCATAATCGCTGAGAGCGATCCTCTTAAAAAGGTAAAGTCTGCCGATATAAAGGACTGTGTCATATATGCGGATAAGCTCAGGCTTGAACAGACCGTGGGCAATATCATTTCCAATTCGTACAAGTATGCGGACACAGACATAACTATCAGGAGCTTCTTTGAGGAAAACTTCTTTGTACTGGAGATCGCAGATAAGGGCGGCGGAGTTCCCGACGAGGAGCTTGAACTCATTACTGAAAAATTCTGCCGCGGTTCAAATGCGGCAGGCAAGGACGGCTCGGGTATCGGACTGTACATATCAAAATACTTTATCGAGCAAATGAACGGCGAGCTCATGTGCTATAACAACGGCAAGGGCTTTACGGTATCACTGCGGCTCAGACTTGTTTAA
- a CDS encoding response regulator transcription factor, with translation MHTSVLVIDDERELAEYTAKYFNMSGVETQYVLNAQDALAFLSENTCSLVLLDINLGNDSGFDLCREIRNSMDVPIFFISARSAEDDMLLALGIGGDDYICKPFSLGVLLAKVKAALKRYEANQSSDERVANEGIVHIGNADFDMRKAAIIKNGSSIGLKAMEFKLLVYMLKNKNRVIPKDEFFEKVWETDYVSDVTLNVHIRHLREKIEDDAGNPTVIKTIWGVGFMLEDNN, from the coding sequence ATGCATACAAGTGTACTCGTTATTGACGACGAGCGTGAGCTTGCCGAATATACGGCAAAATACTTCAATATGTCAGGTGTTGAGACGCAGTATGTCCTTAACGCACAGGACGCACTTGCTTTCCTGAGTGAAAATACCTGTTCTCTTGTACTTCTTGATATAAATCTCGGAAATGACTCGGGATTTGATCTTTGCAGGGAGATACGCAATTCTATGGACGTGCCTATATTCTTTATAAGTGCGAGATCGGCGGAAGACGATATGCTCCTCGCCCTCGGTATAGGCGGCGATGATTATATATGCAAGCCCTTTTCTCTGGGAGTTCTTCTCGCAAAGGTAAAGGCTGCTCTCAAAAGGTATGAGGCTAATCAAAGCTCGGACGAAAGAGTAGCCAATGAGGGCATAGTACATATCGGAAATGCTGATTTTGACATGAGAAAAGCAGCTATTATCAAAAACGGCAGCAGTATCGGCTTGAAAGCTATGGAGTTCAAGCTCCTTGTGTATATGCTGAAAAACAAGAACCGTGTTATCCCCAAGGACGAGTTCTTTGAAAAGGTATGGGAAACAGATTATGTCAGCGATGTAACACTGAACGTTCATATCCGTCATCTCAGGGAGAAAATAGAAGACGACGCGGGAAATCCAACTGTCATCAAGACTATCTGGGGTGTTGGCTTCATGCTGGAGGATAACAATTGA
- a CDS encoding ABC transporter ATP-binding protein has product MENILEISGLNKSYDSFALKDVTFSLPKGYIMGFVGENGSGKTTTIRSILNMANIDSGKISVFGLDSVKDTITIKEKLGVVFDSLYLADHLTAKQIEKQLKPFYKDWDSKEFAGRLRAFGLPDNKRVGEFSKGMKMKFMIAIALSHKADFMILDEPTSGLDPVARDELLDILAEYIENENRSVLFSTHITSDVERIADYVTILHNGRVWFTGTKDELSEKYVILRGAEEDISSALREKCIGFHGYRNGFDALLSTEYLGEVSDGLETEKANIDEILVYVAKEDRHERHNENDKV; this is encoded by the coding sequence ATGGAGAACATTCTTGAGATAAGCGGACTTAACAAGTCTTACGACAGCTTCGCGCTGAAGGACGTCACCTTTTCCCTGCCAAAAGGGTATATCATGGGCTTCGTAGGCGAAAACGGCTCGGGCAAGACCACTACTATCCGCTCCATACTCAATATGGCAAATATAGACAGCGGAAAGATAAGCGTCTTCGGTCTTGACAGCGTTAAAGACACTATCACCATAAAGGAAAAGCTGGGCGTGGTGTTTGACAGCCTTTACCTTGCAGACCACCTCACCGCTAAACAGATAGAAAAGCAGCTGAAACCCTTCTATAAGGACTGGGACAGCAAGGAATTCGCAGGCAGGCTCAGAGCCTTCGGGCTTCCCGATAACAAGCGTGTGGGAGAATTCTCAAAGGGCATGAAAATGAAATTCATGATAGCTATCGCACTGTCCCACAAGGCTGACTTCATGATACTTGACGAGCCTACCAGCGGACTTGACCCTGTTGCCCGTGATGAGCTCCTTGATATACTTGCGGAGTACATCGAGAACGAAAACAGAAGCGTCCTTTTCTCCACACATATCACATCTGATGTGGAGCGTATCGCCGACTACGTTACCATACTCCACAACGGCAGAGTGTGGTTCACGGGAACAAAGGACGAGCTCAGCGAAAAATACGTTATCCTCAGAGGCGCCGAGGAGGACATCTCCTCTGCCCTGCGCGAAAAATGCATAGGCTTCCACGGCTACAGAAACGGCTTCGACGCACTTCTAAGTACTGAGTATCTCGGCGAGGTATCAGACGGGCTTGAGACCGAAAAGGCTAATATCGACGAGATACTGGTCTATGTTGCAAAGGAGGACAGACATGAACGACATAATGAAAATGATAAGGTTTGA
- a CDS encoding ABC transporter permease — MVKLIKSGFHKDRTIMSVFLMIIIIATFLLHSGLFASMYPKLYDEYARSGGIADYLFMTNANAEDIESVLSPKNDIDSYSVQDLVYLNTLKLTTSKCSKEKKDSSWIIQRFGDNIGYDRLDFMKRDDSVSGRRIYINAYTAISNDLCTGDKMYLDTEFGRYEYTVAGIYQHLLLGNTYSYISVLLDDESFAELSEAQQRSGGTPIRVAYINADKCEDIDKSMQQVLNSLQNNVEVYVEGFSVRLCKDSYTVIVNILAGFMAVFALIIMAICIIMIIFTINNNISRDIVNIGALRAVGYTVGQIRAALTAEYVIIGAVGSAVGIALSYLVFPAAEKMFIREICGIVWKKRFYPVITPGVLVGMLAVMMCVSYFSTRKIKKLHPATALRFGLKSNSFKKNHFPLSETKGELNILLALKSSMQNMGQNITVFFIITAVAFVAVFSGLLFYNTKVDITNFQRMIQGDAPDAYIYLEDTSFEASYKAIDKIKNVNGISQVYGLGWTTASVGGGDVDLLYVTEPEYVYCGVYEGEIMRRDNEVVVGSTVAERLGVGVGDEIVIEYGDESGRYLITGLQQSMLSNRIYITDKGAQAIGVNTTYDYLRARVTDATDKKVDIVLSTIKEMDDCGVSDVKNYYRHVRSNENTPVYAVGFIVLVMIILSVATVLFVIRLLLKTVFIKKEREFGIKKAVGFTSTQLRCQLSLSLMPTTIIAAVSGSVLGYLLLNPLFTLILGGYGIRNANLLLRPLMILITAAAVTVMVFVFCFVMSGRMKKLSAYKLIQE, encoded by the coding sequence ATGGTAAAGCTTATAAAGTCGGGCTTCCACAAGGACAGGACCATAATGTCCGTCTTTCTGATGATAATCATAATAGCCACATTCCTTTTGCATTCAGGATTGTTTGCCTCCATGTATCCCAAGCTCTATGATGAATATGCACGCAGCGGAGGTATTGCAGACTATTTGTTCATGACCAATGCAAACGCTGAAGATATCGAAAGTGTCCTATCTCCGAAAAATGATATTGACTCGTATAGCGTTCAGGACTTGGTGTATTTAAACACTTTGAAGTTAACTACGAGCAAATGCTCAAAGGAGAAAAAAGATTCCAGCTGGATAATTCAGCGTTTCGGAGATAACATCGGCTATGACAGGCTTGATTTTATGAAGCGTGATGACAGTGTAAGCGGCAGGCGGATATACATCAACGCATATACTGCTATAAGCAATGATCTTTGTACAGGTGATAAAATGTATCTTGATACGGAATTTGGCAGGTATGAATATACAGTTGCGGGAATATATCAGCATCTGCTCCTGGGCAACACATATTCATATATATCAGTACTTTTAGATGATGAGTCATTTGCCGAACTGAGTGAAGCTCAGCAAAGATCAGGCGGTACACCGATTCGGGTCGCATACATAAATGCTGATAAATGCGAAGATATTGATAAGTCAATGCAGCAGGTACTGAATTCACTTCAAAACAATGTAGAAGTGTATGTGGAGGGATTTTCGGTAAGGCTTTGTAAAGACAGCTATACTGTAATAGTTAATATCCTTGCAGGCTTTATGGCAGTGTTCGCGCTGATAATCATGGCGATATGCATTATAATGATAATATTCACCATAAACAACAATATCAGCAGGGATATAGTCAATATCGGAGCACTCAGGGCTGTGGGGTATACCGTGGGACAGATAAGGGCTGCACTTACTGCTGAATATGTTATCATCGGAGCTGTGGGGTCGGCAGTCGGAATAGCTCTTTCCTATCTGGTCTTTCCTGCTGCTGAAAAGATGTTCATTCGGGAAATATGCGGCATCGTGTGGAAGAAGCGGTTTTATCCCGTAATAACACCGGGAGTTCTGGTTGGAATGCTTGCAGTAATGATGTGCGTGTCGTATTTCTCAACGCGAAAGATAAAGAAGCTCCACCCTGCAACAGCTCTCAGATTCGGACTGAAATCCAACAGCTTTAAAAAGAACCACTTCCCTCTCAGCGAGACAAAAGGCGAGCTGAATATACTACTTGCGCTGAAAAGCTCAATGCAGAATATGGGGCAGAACATCACTGTATTCTTTATTATAACGGCTGTGGCATTCGTTGCGGTCTTTTCGGGATTATTGTTTTACAATACAAAGGTGGATATAACCAATTTTCAGCGAATGATACAGGGAGATGCTCCCGATGCTTATATCTACCTTGAGGACACTTCTTTCGAGGCATCATACAAAGCTATAGATAAAATAAAAAATGTAAACGGCATATCGCAGGTGTACGGACTGGGCTGGACAACAGCAAGTGTCGGAGGCGGCGATGTTGATCTTTTATATGTAACGGAGCCTGAATATGTGTACTGCGGCGTTTATGAGGGAGAGATAATGCGCAGGGACAATGAGGTCGTAGTGGGAAGCACTGTTGCCGAAAGGCTCGGAGTTGGGGTAGGCGATGAGATAGTTATTGAATACGGAGATGAGAGCGGACGTTATCTTATAACAGGTCTTCAGCAGTCTATGCTGAGCAACAGGATCTATATTACTGATAAGGGCGCACAGGCAATAGGCGTAAATACAACCTATGATTACCTTCGTGCAAGAGTAACAGATGCTACAGACAAGAAGGTAGATATTGTTTTAAGCACGATAAAAGAAATGGATGATTGCGGCGTGTCAGACGTTAAGAATTACTACAGGCATGTGAGAAGCAATGAGAATACACCTGTTTATGCCGTAGGCTTTATTGTACTGGTAATGATAATACTCAGTGTTGCAACTGTGCTGTTTGTCATAAGGCTTCTGCTCAAGACCGTATTCATCAAAAAAGAGCGGGAGTTCGGCATAAAGAAGGCTGTAGGCTTTACGAGCACTCAGCTTCGCTGCCAGCTGTCGCTGTCCCTCATGCCGACAACTATAATAGCAGCTGTTTCGGGTTCGGTACTGGGTTATCTTCTTCTGAATCCGCTGTTCACACTTATACTCGGCGGCTACGGCATACGAAATGCAAATCTGCTGCTCCGGCCGCTTATGATACTGATAACAGCAGCTGCAGTAACAGTCATGGTTTTTGTGTTCTGCTTTGTGATGTCAGGCAGAATGAAGAAGCTGTCGGCTTATAAGCTCATACAGGAATAA
- a CDS encoding RNA polymerase sigma factor produces MEVSVMTDKEYRILFTRSPQEAQSKLFDEYFNYVYTIVFNKLRSCAVKEDMEECVSDVFADVFEYLDKTSVQNADVKGFISTVAIRKAINMFHSLNSKSGRTVSLEESDADSISDSTDIADNAERGELRSTLLRLVEELGEPDSIIIIQKYYYGMSSKEIADSVSLEPANVRTRCSRAIKKLKDKLSNIGISLKEAEL; encoded by the coding sequence ATGGAGGTATCAGTCATGACGGACAAGGAATACCGAATACTTTTCACCAGATCTCCGCAGGAAGCTCAGAGCAAGCTGTTTGACGAATATTTCAACTATGTTTACACTATCGTTTTCAACAAGCTCAGAAGCTGCGCTGTCAAAGAGGATATGGAAGAATGTGTCAGCGATGTCTTTGCAGACGTATTTGAATACCTTGACAAAACATCTGTACAGAACGCTGATGTAAAAGGCTTTATCAGCACCGTGGCGATAAGAAAAGCTATCAATATGTTCCACAGCCTTAATTCAAAAAGCGGAAGGACAGTTTCACTTGAAGAAAGTGACGCAGACAGCATTTCAGACAGTACGGATATTGCCGATAACGCTGAACGCGGAGAGCTCCGCAGCACGCTTCTCCGTCTTGTGGAAGAGCTTGGAGAACCCGATTCAATCATCATCATACAAAAATACTACTACGGCATGAGTTCAAAAGAAATAGCAGATTCTGTTTCACTTGAGCCTGCCAACGTCAGGACAAGATGCTCCCGAGCCATAAAAAAACTGAAAGATAAGCTGAGTAATATTGGTATATCTTTAAAGGAGGCAGAACTATGA
- a CDS encoding GntR family transcriptional regulator: MKIVIKNKSELPIYEQIEQQIKAQILEGKVAEDEQLPSIRQLARDLKISVITTTRVYNDLAEEGFIISVTGKGYFVAPSNNELLRERMLCEMEEGFEKAVLNGRNAGLSDDEIIAALKKFLEE, translated from the coding sequence ATGAAGATAGTTATAAAAAACAAATCCGAGCTGCCTATCTATGAACAGATAGAGCAGCAGATAAAGGCTCAGATACTTGAAGGCAAGGTCGCAGAGGACGAGCAGCTGCCGTCTATCCGCCAGCTTGCCAGAGATCTGAAGATAAGCGTTATCACAACTACAAGAGTATACAACGACCTTGCTGAGGAGGGATTTATCATCTCCGTCACAGGCAAGGGCTATTTCGTTGCACCAAGCAACAATGAGCTCCTCCGTGAGCGTATGCTGTGCGAAATGGAGGAGGGCTTCGAGAAAGCCGTACTTAACGGCAGAAATGCGGGACTTTCCGATGACGAGATCATCGCCGCCCTAAAAAAATTTCTGGAGGAATGA
- a CDS encoding serine hydrolase domain-containing protein, which yields MKGFLRSTAAFIAAAVLTVCTQPFSAFAENEDEPKCPSGITVSKLISSQKKLNAHPTNIKNSKTDSAHVELVFHGDEILYTRYYGCTNIEEHTPADENSVFEWGSISKTFTWVSIMQLWEQEKIDLEADIRTYLPDDFFRRLKYDDPITLMDIMNHKGGWCEKFYDSTSEDMAEMPSLEEALKNVEPAQTYRPGEVASYSNWAASLAGLIVQRVSGMDYVDYIHKNIFEPLGMEHTAVAPNLTDNPWVREQRLKTICYDLSTHGGYKENEDGVIEEGIIEEFKSKGTCLFNDQLYPCGSITGTIGDLATFAQALVNDDHPLFKNAKTQEKLFSGSSFYGNTDIPSFSYGFDVHEYNNVRSFGHTGGTFGCVSNMEFDPVSKFGVVGLSNCRDDFPNYLCSFVFGSLKTKNYIGENFEKADLTPYSGYYSDTRTHAAGMGRFILYMDAFSIDNIDAVKVADDVFLEYHSEDYYDDAIYGIVEHSDGRRGFFNSCSEYLEIKHYIPKLCLLAGFMLCGVASLFILLAKRKLNKAHKAAPLSFAHIITAGQFAKIVSLAAMISIVVVRIQGDNDGLTKTQGMVIGITQLLCLGVCVLALLAAAYSLIAKKKLPYKKIRSISCFAGNLITVSAMIFFEMYNFWGC from the coding sequence ATGAAAGGATTTCTGCGCAGCACTGCCGCTTTTATTGCTGCGGCAGTGCTTACAGTCTGCACTCAGCCATTCAGCGCTTTTGCAGAAAATGAAGACGAGCCGAAATGTCCATCGGGAATAACCGTCAGTAAACTTATAAGCAGTCAGAAAAAATTAAACGCACATCCCACCAATATCAAAAACAGCAAGACTGACAGCGCTCATGTGGAGCTTGTTTTTCACGGGGACGAGATACTTTATACACGCTACTACGGCTGCACTAATATTGAGGAGCACACCCCTGCCGACGAGAACAGCGTATTTGAATGGGGAAGCATAAGCAAGACCTTTACATGGGTCAGCATCATGCAGCTCTGGGAACAGGAAAAGATAGACCTTGAAGCGGATATCCGCACATATCTCCCAGATGACTTCTTCCGCCGCCTTAAATATGACGATCCAATTACACTCATGGACATCATGAACCACAAGGGCGGCTGGTGCGAGAAGTTCTACGACTCCACCTCAGAGGATATGGCTGAAATGCCCTCACTTGAAGAAGCTCTCAAAAATGTGGAGCCCGCCCAGACCTACCGTCCCGGTGAAGTAGCTTCCTACTCAAACTGGGCTGCTTCACTTGCAGGACTTATCGTTCAGCGGGTAAGCGGCATGGACTACGTTGACTACATTCACAAGAACATCTTCGAGCCACTCGGTATGGAGCACACCGCAGTAGCTCCTAACCTTACAGATAACCCATGGGTAAGAGAGCAGCGTCTGAAAACTATCTGCTATGATTTATCTACCCATGGCGGGTATAAAGAAAACGAAGACGGAGTAATAGAGGAAGGAATTATTGAAGAATTCAAGTCCAAGGGCACCTGCCTTTTCAACGACCAGCTCTACCCCTGCGGCTCAATAACGGGTACTATCGGCGACCTTGCCACCTTCGCACAGGCTTTGGTCAACGACGACCACCCCCTGTTCAAAAATGCCAAAACTCAGGAGAAGCTCTTCTCAGGCTCCTCATTCTACGGAAACACTGATATCCCCAGCTTCAGCTATGGCTTTGACGTCCATGAATACAACAACGTCCGCTCCTTCGGACATACAGGAGGTACCTTTGGCTGTGTTTCTAATATGGAATTCGATCCCGTATCAAAGTTCGGAGTCGTAGGTCTTTCAAACTGCCGCGATGATTTTCCAAACTATTTGTGCTCATTTGTTTTCGGAAGCTTGAAGACCAAGAACTATATCGGAGAAAACTTCGAGAAAGCAGATCTGACGCCCTACAGCGGCTACTATTCCGACACCCGCACACATGCGGCAGGAATGGGAAGATTCATACTGTATATGGACGCATTCTCAATTGACAATATAGACGCTGTAAAGGTAGCTGACGATGTATTTCTTGAATATCATTCCGAAGATTATTATGATGATGCTATATACGGCATAGTCGAACACTCTGACGGCAGACGGGGCTTTTTTAACAGCTGCTCGGAATACCTTGAAATAAAGCATTACATACCCAAGCTCTGTCTCCTTGCAGGCTTTATGCTCTGCGGCGTTGCGTCACTGTTCATACTCCTTGCAAAGCGGAAGCTAAACAAGGCACACAAGGCTGCTCCCCTGTCCTTTGCCCATATCATCACCGCAGGACAGTTTGCAAAGATAGTATCCCTTGCTGCAATGATATCCATTGTAGTCGTTCGTATACAGGGTGACAACGACGGTCTCACCAAGACACAGGGCATGGTCATAGGCATTACACAGCTCCTATGCCTTGGAGTCTGCGTACTTGCACTTCTTGCTGCCGCTTACTCACTCATAGCAAAAAAGAAGCTCCCCTACAAAAAAATACGCAGCATATCATGCTTTGCGGGAAACCTTATCACCGTATCCGCAATGATATTCTTTGAGATGTACAACTTCTGGGGCTGCTGA
- a CDS encoding ABC transporter ATP-binding protein — MENKEVIVRTDKLSKSFSVGGKQQHVIKNLDLEIYKGDFTVIVGSSGAGKSTLLYMLSGMDKPSLGRINYCGEDITDMCDDKLAVFRRKHCGFVFQQIHLVDSMSVMDNVISTGMLTGQKQKELKAKAMELFEKMGISEELTRKFPAQLSGGEAQRSAMVRALINDPDIVFADEPTGALNSAGVKSVLDVLTNINNAGQSVVMVTHDIKSVRRGNRIIYLQDGGIMGECELGKYVSGDKQRHEKVRKFLEGMGW; from the coding sequence ATGGAAAACAAGGAAGTCATAGTAAGAACAGATAAGCTTTCCAAAAGCTTTTCAGTGGGCGGGAAGCAGCAGCACGTAATAAAGAATCTCGACCTTGAGATATACAAGGGCGATTTTACAGTTATAGTAGGTTCCTCGGGAGCAGGCAAATCCACCCTGCTGTATATGCTTTCGGGAATGGATAAGCCGTCTTTGGGCAGGATAAACTACTGCGGCGAGGATATTACGGATATGTGCGACGACAAGCTTGCAGTATTCCGCAGAAAGCACTGCGGCTTTGTATTTCAGCAGATACACCTTGTTGACAGCATGAGTGTCATGGATAACGTAATAAGCACGGGCATGCTTACAGGACAGAAGCAGAAGGAGCTAAAAGCAAAGGCTATGGAGCTTTTTGAAAAAATGGGCATATCCGAGGAGCTCACCCGTAAATTCCCTGCTCAGCTGTCAGGCGGTGAGGCTCAGCGCTCGGCTATGGTGCGTGCTCTTATCAATGATCCCGATATCGTATTTGCCGACGAGCCTACGGGCGCTCTCAACAGCGCAGGAGTAAAGTCCGTCCTTGATGTGCTGACAAATATCAATAATGCGGGACAGTCCGTGGTAATGGTTACCCACGATATAAAGTCAGTCCGCCGCGGCAATCGTATCATATACTTACAGGACGGCGGTATCATGGGAGAATGTGAGCTGGGCAAGTATGTCAGCGGAGACAAGCAGCGCCATGAAAAGGTAAGGAAGTTTCTGGAGGGTATGGGATGGTAA
- a CDS encoding ABC-2 transporter permease translates to MKKMIDLMRVDLISAKGRNKARIFVMLLLTAMFVVMGLLTEAIFMVFSIVVLGVMLVPFITMAEKTHNAGKIFSVIPTDRKSIVISRFALTTGIYTVFSAIIFILYLIMEKFSELHGITISKDVRDVYEVSHGFGTGVQMKALENSMFWLVFAVTLIVMAGQHRRYFKKGISSKSNSLLISFLKILGGIALFYAIAAVIILIFNVDILKPVLIVLLNMIMALAAPMNGLLLSIVLIFIGFGFTLYQLVCSVVDYEAREL, encoded by the coding sequence ATGAAAAAGATGATCGACCTTATGCGAGTGGACCTCATATCGGCAAAGGGCAGAAACAAGGCAAGAATCTTCGTTATGCTCCTGCTTACCGCAATGTTTGTGGTCATGGGACTGCTCACGGAAGCCATATTCATGGTATTCAGCATAGTTGTACTGGGAGTCATGCTCGTGCCGTTTATCACAATGGCAGAAAAGACTCACAATGCAGGAAAAATATTCTCAGTCATCCCCACCGACAGAAAAAGCATTGTCATTTCACGCTTTGCTCTCACAACGGGGATATATACCGTATTTTCGGCAATTATTTTTATCCTGTACCTCATAATGGAAAAATTCAGTGAGCTTCATGGAATAACCATTTCCAAGGACGTAAGAGATGTATACGAAGTATCACACGGTTTCGGCACAGGTGTACAGATGAAGGCTCTGGAAAACTCAATGTTCTGGCTTGTTTTCGCTGTTACCCTTATAGTCATGGCAGGACAGCACAGAAGATATTTCAAAAAGGGCATTTCAAGCAAGAGCAACTCCCTGCTGATAAGCTTCCTTAAAATCTTAGGCGGAATTGCTCTGTTCTATGCCATAGCTGCTGTCATTATCTTGATATTCAATGTAGATATACTCAAGCCTGTACTTATAGTACTTTTAAATATGATAATGGCGCTGGCAGCTCCCATGAACGGACTGCTGCTCAGTATCGTACTTATCTTTATCGGCTTCGGCTTCACACTCTATCAGCTTGTATGCTCGGTAGTGGACTATGAAGCCCGTGAGCTTTGA